In the genome of Vicia villosa cultivar HV-30 ecotype Madison, WI linkage group LG7, Vvil1.0, whole genome shotgun sequence, one region contains:
- the LOC131619235 gene encoding uncharacterized protein LOC131619235 gives MVIRENKKINAEKIRRKFGSCWNYEDNYMHHDNGKVWLLWKPDIVHIRVVNIADQYIHVEVCTLDRIIQYVATIIYTFNQLEKRKLLWKRIEALSMNVNSLWIVIGDFNNVLTSQDRIGGNNVTEAEYKDLANMMQITGLFEARTAGSHFTWSNKQTKNAIYSRIDRLIGNVQWFQQLLDVTVEVLLPNISDHAPLKVTMQKMEGTTMFKLWAKLKNLQPILHKLNKQYTNIQQQIQQARRVLEQAQNDLNSNLFDAQAIEHVKHCTDQITRLNQLEESILLQKSIVTWFILGDGNNSFFHASVKEKNNHKGIHTLTSLTREILNTQDIIEKEIN, from the exons ATGGTGATACGGGAAAATAAGAAGATAAATGCAGAAAAAATAAGAAGGAAGTTTGGCTCATGTTGGAATTATGAAGACAACTACATGCATCACGATAATGGAAAGGTGTGGTTATTATGGAAACCGGATATTGTGCATATTAGAGTGGTGAACATTGCTGATCAATATATTCATGTAGAGGTTTGTACATTAGACCGCATTATTCAATATGTTGCTACTATTAtttatacttttaatcaattagagAAAAGGAAACTGTTATGGAAGAGAATTGAAGCCTTAAGCATGAATGTAAATAGTCTGTGGATTGTAATTGGAGATTTCAACAATGTTCTCACAAGTCAAGATAGAATTGGGGGCAACAATGTCACTGAGGCCGAATATAAAGATCTTGCGAACATGATGCAAATTACTGGCCTGTTTGAAGCAAGGACTGCAGGTTCGCATTTTACGTGGTCTAATAAACAGACGAAAAATGCAATATATTCACGAATTGATAGATTGATTGGAAACGTGCAATGGTTTCAACAACTCCTAGATGTTACAGTGGAGGTGCTATTGCCAAATATTTCAGACCATGCTCCATTGAAAGTGACTATG CAAAAGATGGAAGGAACAACAATGTTTAAGCTTTGGGCAAAGTTGAAAAATCTGCAGCCTATTCTACATAAGTTAAACAAACAATACACAAATATTCAGCAACAAATTCAGCAGGCTAGGAGGGTTTTGGAACAGGCACAAAATGATCTTAATTCCAATTTATTTGATGCACAAGCCATTGAACATGTAAAGCATTGTACTGATCAGATCACACGTTTAAATCAGCTTGAGGAATCTATCCTATTGCAGAAATCAATAGTAACTTGGTTTATATTAGGTGACGGAAATAATTCGTTTTTCCATGCATCTGTAAAGGAGAAGAACAATCACAAGGGGATCCACACATTAACTTCCTTGACTCGAGAAATATTGAATACTCAAGatataattgaaaaagaaataaattga